A part of Cydia amplana chromosome 24, ilCydAmpl1.1, whole genome shotgun sequence genomic DNA contains:
- the LOC134659125 gene encoding translation machinery-associated protein 7 homolog, translating into MSGREGGKKKPLKAPKKESKELDDDDLAHKAKLKEQQKALADAKAKATQKGPLAQGGIKKSGKK; encoded by the exons ATGTCTGGCCGTGAAGGTGGTAAAAAGAAGCCTCTGAAGGCGCCCAAGAAGGAGTCCAAGGAGCTGGACGACGACGACCTGGCCCACAAGGCCAAGCTCAAGGAGCAGCAGAAGGCTCTGGCC GATGCGAAAGCAAAGGCAACCCAAAAAGGTCCCCTCGCACAAGGTGGAATAAAGAAATCTGGCAAGAAGTGA